From the Papaver somniferum cultivar HN1 chromosome 2, ASM357369v1, whole genome shotgun sequence genome, the window TTTAAGATCGGTTTTGTGCGTTTGTACTTCAACGGGAGATTTTGCCTGTAAGGCTGTAACAGTAGCCAATCTGACTTACTCAAGTATAAGGTAAGAAATGCAACTTCCATGGGATTCTGGACTCCATTAATAGCTATTTAAGTAAGATTGCTGCAAGAGTGGTGTATGCAATAACCGAGTGTAAACCTCTtggtactttttttttcttctcgaagTCAACAAATACTTCAGAAGTCGTAACAGAACGCCAGCCTTGCATTAATGGAAATTTAAATGTCTTGTGCCCTCTTTTACAGGGCACGGAGCTTTAATTGCATACCCCTCGAAGGGACTTGTCCCAAACTAGTTTGTATCCGCAAATTTAGCATCATTCCGGCCCTGAGTATAGTGTAGAAGAAAACTAGGAAGAAAAAACTCTCTTGCAATTTACCAACATCATCAGACACTCTGCACCCTAAGCGCCATGTATGCAAATGCAACATACCTGGATGATGCTCGGTCTCTATTAAGCGCACGCTTCTTACATAAACTACACCTAAACCCGATCTATCATCTGCTCAAACTCCCATTATTTCGACGTATACCCCCGTTCCCTTTGTCGCCTTTTCTTTTATCTTGTCTCTCTCTCTTTGTTCGTAAATAGGAACCTACCTTGTCAGTTCGTTACTCTTGTTTGTTTCAATCATATATGTCTAGTCCAAATCTATAGGAACCCCTATATATTGTAGATGTGTATAGTGTGGGAAGCAGTCTATGGATGTCTAGTCCAAATCTAAGCTGCATAGCCAACCAGCCGCCCCAGCAAGTGGGTACTGATTGGATATTAAATTGTAAAACGGTCTAGTTATACCTCTCAATCAGCTCACCTATAAGCCCAACTACAACATTTCTTTAATAAATCTTGCGTTCATGCATGTTAGTTTACTGCATGGCGCATGCGTGCTCTAAACATTTAAACTAAAACTCCTGCAATTATATATTCCTAGCTTCATGTTTTACTGCATACAGTACATTCTCATTATATGTCTATATATACCCAACTCTGAACACCAATAGTTCACATCTCTCTTTCTCTCGCTGCATCTCTATATCCCATCCATACCCATTATTGATGACTTCTATGAACATCACGATGATTACCCTTTTAACAATTTCAGCTTTCATGTTAAGTACTACTATGGTAACAGTAGTAATGGCATCAAGGGAATTGACAAGCATGAAGAAACCAACAACAATAAGCAAAACATTAGCAGTCCGGCTCAATGGAGAAGCTGGTGAAGGTCTCACAGAATGCTGGAGTGCACTTTCTGAGGTACATTCGTGCACTACGGAGattattgttttctttattgatcaTGGAGAAACAAACCTCGGTTTTGAATGCTGCAGAGCTGTAAGTACTTTGTGTCATGATTGTTGGCCTTCAATGCTCACATCCTTGGATTTTACATCCGGAGAGAGTGACACTTTATGCGATCACTGTGATACTTCGCCTTCCGTTCCTCCTCCGCCCACACCCACTTATGTGGTTTCACCACCTCCGCCTTCACCCACTTATGTGGCTTCGCCACCTCGGCCTACACCCACTTATGCAGTTTCACCACCTCCACCTTCACCCACTTATGTGGCTTCGCCGCCGCCACCTTCACCCACTAATTTGGTTTCACCACCTCAGACCACACCCATCAATGTGGTTTCACCACCCCCGGCTGGATGTCCTAACGCCACGGCTGCTGCGCATCCTAAGGTGATTGGATAGATTAGAAGATGATATTTATTACTAAAAATAATTGAATGTTTGTATTATTAAAAGAGGTGTTTCAATCATGAGCTTAAGCCTTAATTATGTGGCCTTCATTTATGGTGTGTATGACTAATCAAAAAGATTATTATGGTTTGTGTGTACTGTATAATTAATGATATGCATGCGTGTTTTATACTTAAGAAGGTGTTTCAGTCATGAGCTTAAGCCTTATTTATCTCTATAATAATGTTTCTGTTTGAAATTCGGATCCGGTATGCCTTTGACGGAGACTGACTGGGACTGATTTAAGACTTGTCTAATTCCTTAATTCTTAGGAACGTCTGAATTAATGGTATGCAAGTAGGGCATATATATAGTACACAAATCAATTCACTCTAAAAGTACTGATTGAGTAAAGCAAAGACAGATGCAGCATTCTTACAAACACCATTAAAGCAGAATAAGGTAAGGTTGGATGGAGATACTGTATATCCATTTTATTCTCATCTTTTAACGCAATTGCTATAATAGGAAAATGGCAAACAGAAAGTACGAAGTACAAATGTAACAATTTCTGATATACATTGATCTATaatttatcaagtttacaatttctGATTTACTATGTGAATATACCTGGTCTAAAACATTACAAGACGGTGAGACACATTTACAGAACAATGACATTTACAACACAAATAAACAAATcaatatataaaaagaaaaaaaggaagacAAAAAGCATCTGCAACTTTAGAGACTCACAGAGGGTCTCTCAATCATCTTTGGCAACTCTGCTTTAGTAACTTCTAAATGATCCCAAGTAAAAACATCCTAAATCAGTGTATAATACCTTTGGACAACTAGATACTGAGATATTATACTGTATAAAGAATAGAGAGTCTAGTCATTGGATAGGGAGAAATATTTCTAAATCTCCAATGGCTAGCATTCAGGGTCTGACAAAGCCCCTCTATCCTCCAGCTCAGCATTCGTGAATGTAAGAGCCCTCTGTAGCTTCCTTTGATCGAATGCTTCAACGTCAACCATGTAAGTCGCCCTCACAGGACGATGATCAGAAAGCATATACTCGATCCTCTTATAATTTAAGAGCCTGATTCCTTTTCCATAAGAAAGAATGCGATCACACCTGCATATTAGGAGGGTTTAAAGAACTGATCACCGGGAGAACAAAATACCAACCAAATTATTTATACTGGGATCAGTAAAAACCATACCATGCAGGATTGCGCCTCATAGACTTGGGATCTCCACCGGCATAGTTGACTGAATTGAGCTCGTATTTGTATGTAGGAGGAAAGTTTAAAGTACCTTCTTTCCACCCCTCAAATACACGACCCTTTTTTAGCTGTCGAACTAGCTGCAATGTTAAGGTGAAAGAACATCATTATTATCGTAACATATAGTGGATCCAATTTGGATCagccttttttctttttcttttttgatatccGTATTCAAAAACCAACAACAGTTCAAAAATCTAAACAAAACATTTATAGGAACAAAAGCTAGGTACCTGGTCTTTTTCAGTCAATGCGGACCAATCTAATCGCGATATGAGTTCTCGTGTTTTCTCATATGGTAAGTTGATTCTGTAGTTCAGATCTCCAAACCAGATAATTCTTCTGAAAAGGGATTATGAAACTCATTATAGAAGAGCTACCTAAATCTTAATTAAGTGATTCACttgaaaaagaaacaacaagagtTTAAATCTCAAAGAACCATCTAAAGGAAATTCCTTTTGCTTACTCATGGTCATAAATGCTCTTGGGAAAGCCAATGGCCGAATCCGGATAAAACTGGGTTCTCCGGTGTATTTCATTGACGTCCGCATTTCTACGAACTTcttcagaatccttttcaccggATGTTAGGTGACAACAGACAAAACAAAAGAGTGTTTGATAGATTGACATGCTGACGGCCACTGATCCCTGAAAGATAAAAGAGGCACCTGTTTCCGTAAAATTGTtacaaaaacttttgtgatatcaagacatacaaaAGTTTTCACCAGGAAATTACTAACTTAAATGCAAGAATAGAAAGGAAGGGAACTGACCTTGTTACCACCAACACCAAATGCACCAACGCCAACGGTCGACaccttcaagttttggatatgcTTCCGCAAGCTTCTACGGACCCATACAGAAAGGAAAACCCCAACCATTTGTTTGCTAACAATCCTTACATAAGGTGATCTTCTTCTCCGACGTATTATAGATTCTAAGTCAATTTCTTTGAGTAAGGCAATCTCTGACGACCCATTACTAGCCAATTTAAAAGAATTATATGTTTTAAAGGACTTAAATGTTTTGAAAGATTTAAATGATTTGAAAGAATTCGGTCTATCTAAAACACGCTGAGAAAACAAATCTAATGGTTGCTCAGGCCAGTCCAAACCCATCCTTTCAGATCCACTCAGTGTTTTCCGTAGTTTCTCATTACCTTGGGTAACCGATGCTTCTGAGTTTTCTGTACAGCCATCACCCCGAAGAAAACTTAACCTGTCTATCTTTTTGGAGAAAGAATATTGTCTTCCAAACTGCTGTTCTTTTGATGTAAGCAAACTAGCACTCTCGCTGCAATTTGAAACCCATTTGTGTACAAACTCATTGTCGCTTTCATGTGGTACATTCTTGAGCTCAAAAAGACTGTTAGAATCGTCATCTAAAGGATAAATTTCCGCATCATCTTCACTGTCAGTTTCGAGCTCGTCTTCGATATCCGGGATGTCATCCAACGGTTTATACCTCGATGGGGAAGGAGGATCACTATAACATTTAAGCTTCGTCTTCTCAGGTCGAATTCTATTCAGAGTCTCACGAATAACGGATTCCCATTTCTCAACTGGTCGATTATCTTCTGCCAAGAAAATGTTTCCCGCATTTAACGGAACAATCTCCTGAAGCCTGCAAGGATGACCATAATTCCCAAAGAAACCAAGTTAATTCAAATACACAGGGTCAGAAATAAAAGTAAAATTGAGATTCATAATTGTTAAACATGAGCCGATCAAAGCAAATGATGGCACAAGTACATTTGGTGATAAATGCCAAGAGTAGTCCTGGAACAGATTTTTCAAACAAGACATTTATGGTCCACAACATCTGGATTTTGGTTCATCAAGAAGGCAATTACCCAAGCACATAGATATCAGCAGGTTCATCAAAGTCTAGCCATTCTTTGATTTCTAAGTCATCCGTAGGCAGTTTTCCTCCCACATTCCACGTTCCAACAGAAAtcctaaaaacacaaaacaacaaATTAGACAAGATGCTTGAACCAATTTTCCTCGAACCTCAGTGTAATTGCACTCGTCTTTTAGAAGTAAAAATTAGCTAATCATACAGTTTACATGAAAGATGGCAGAAGGAACATGCCTGAGCTCTTTGTTGTCTATATATTGTGATCGAAGTGTCTCTGAATTACGTCTTCTTATCTTTGTAGGGAACTCAGAGGCGGTTCCTGCAAAACAAAATTTGTAAAATTGAGGCAATTGGTACTTAGATTTATCAAATTGAAACATTTTCTGGGTTTCTCAACTGAAATTACCTTTAGATTCACACCGATCCCCACCGTTTTTCTTATCTCGAAAGCGTGATTCTCCTCGCCACCCACAATATTCTGATTACAATATTAAAATGAAGAACACCGCCAATGTAAGATAAAGCATCTCCCATACTAAATTGAAACAACACCAACAGTGATTCCTCAGATTTATCCAAAAATGATCAGGCAAAAGTACATTTTCCAAATATCCAATGTGACAAAAACACCAGAAATTCCAAAACCAATAGATAAAAAATGTCAATTTTCCAAATTTGAC encodes:
- the LOC113347431 gene encoding type IV inositol polyphosphate 5-phosphatase 3-like isoform X1; the protein is MRRAIRRQPERSWVEIYCLGCSCLQLIWPKIVLRKLLNINPAESEYSADTDDGDSDCDTDSEEYCGWRGESRFRDKKNGGDRCESKGTASEFPTKIRRRNSETLRSQYIDNKELRISVGTWNVGGKLPTDDLEIKEWLDFDEPADIYVLGLQEIVPLNAGNIFLAEDNRPVEKWESVIRETLNRIRPEKTKLKCYSDPPSPSRYKPLDDIPDIEDELETDSEDDAEIYPLDDDSNSLFELKNVPHESDNEFVHKWVSNCSESASLLTSKEQQFGRQYSFSKKIDRLSFLRGDGCTENSEASVTQGNEKLRKTLSGSERMGLDWPEQPLDLFSQRVLDRPNSFKSFKSFKTFKSFKTYNSFKLASNGSSEIALLKEIDLESIIRRRRRSPYVRIVSKQMVGVFLSVWVRRSLRKHIQNLKVSTVGVGAFGVGGNKGSVAVSMSIYQTLFCFVCCHLTSGEKDSEEVRRNADVNEIHRRTQFYPDSAIGFPKSIYDHERIIWFGDLNYRINLPYEKTRELISRLDWSALTEKDQLVRQLKKGRVFEGWKEGTLNFPPTYKYELNSVNYAGGDPKSMRRNPAWCDRILSYGKGIRLLNYKRIEYMLSDHRPVRATYMVDVEAFDQRKLQRALTFTNAELEDRGALSDPEC
- the LOC113347431 gene encoding type IV inositol polyphosphate 5-phosphatase 3-like isoform X2 gives rise to the protein MRRAIRRQPELIWPKIVLRKLLNINPAESEYSADTDDGDSDCDTDSEEYCGWRGESRFRDKKNGGDRCESKGTASEFPTKIRRRNSETLRSQYIDNKELRISVGTWNVGGKLPTDDLEIKEWLDFDEPADIYVLGLQEIVPLNAGNIFLAEDNRPVEKWESVIRETLNRIRPEKTKLKCYSDPPSPSRYKPLDDIPDIEDELETDSEDDAEIYPLDDDSNSLFELKNVPHESDNEFVHKWVSNCSESASLLTSKEQQFGRQYSFSKKIDRLSFLRGDGCTENSEASVTQGNEKLRKTLSGSERMGLDWPEQPLDLFSQRVLDRPNSFKSFKSFKTFKSFKTYNSFKLASNGSSEIALLKEIDLESIIRRRRRSPYVRIVSKQMVGVFLSVWVRRSLRKHIQNLKVSTVGVGAFGVGGNKGSVAVSMSIYQTLFCFVCCHLTSGEKDSEEVRRNADVNEIHRRTQFYPDSAIGFPKSIYDHERIIWFGDLNYRINLPYEKTRELISRLDWSALTEKDQLVRQLKKGRVFEGWKEGTLNFPPTYKYELNSVNYAGGDPKSMRRNPAWCDRILSYGKGIRLLNYKRIEYMLSDHRPVRATYMVDVEAFDQRKLQRALTFTNAELEDRGALSDPEC